In the genome of Stigmatopora nigra isolate UIUO_SnigA chromosome 7, RoL_Snig_1.1, whole genome shotgun sequence, the window AATGCATGTTAGATCGTGTGAAACCGTGTTTTCTGACATTTAATAGACTGTGTTTACCTTCATAATTAAatgtgtattattattgttgttattgttctttttgttgtgCTTAAGaaatgttctcatttttttattgtagaaaGTCACAACAATCAGAGTAGTATATATTTTGCTGTTGTGTATCTCAGAAAtttacaattatacactatatacaaagtgCAAATTCTCCGTGAAATGAAGTTGTAATGGTCAATGTGTTCAAATATGGAGTGTTGCCACATTAACAGCAAGAAATAAAAGTCACCCTTTACCCATCAAGCTACTAGTTCTACACATGTTAGTTATAAGTCATATCATTTTGGCCTATATAAGAtgactttgaccttttgacAATAAGTTGTTCAAATTGAACCTTAAAGTGTTCATATTATGTAAACCAACAAGAGACACAATTTGTGCAACTTTGTATTAGTATTGAATAATTCAATAATACAAAGTGTTTTGATTATGTAAACCAACAAGAGACACAATTTGTGCAACTTTGTATTAGTATTGAATAATTCAATAATACAAAGTGTTTTGATGACCGTGGCTCATAATGTGGCAAGCACCCAGGTTCTGCAATGCTTGTCCTCATTTAGGTCACATTGAACTAAGTTCAAAGtggcacaattaaaaaaaaggaaaaatctccCTTTTGTTAACTCAAAAGTTCAGGAGTACAAAGTCTaacgacaaaaacaaacatgtcacACATAAATACTGACAAAAGGTGGCCCAGTCATCTCCTCAAAGCTGGACAGTGAAGACAAGGTAAGACATGCTCCTCCACtcatgtttttctcattttcaatGACAATATTCCTATTTGGTCACCATATGTGGAAATATTGAGCACATTTCTTGCAAATGTGTAGGACAGTGATGCAACACTAACTTCCTTACAGATGGAGAAATTCTTGGTTGTCATGGTAATGCTTGCATCATGTCATGCAGAAACCCAAGGTAGAAATGTTTTGAGAGAAAAACAGCTTCAAACAAAccttacaaaaaaaactccTTTGTAATGCCTGTATTGATCTTCACTGATGTTTCTGTGCAGATCTTTCTGGCAAAGTCTTTGTGTTCCCAAAGGAGACTAACAAAGATCATGTGAAACTGCTCACATCCAAAACATCCTTTAATGCTTTGACAGTTTGTCTCAGGTAACCATTGTTCTGACTCTAAACATAGTTTgcatttaaccctttcatgcacaaattacAATACATTGAGCTAGTGTTAACCTTTGAACCAAACTCCACAGTCCCCGAAATGCTTGAAAAAAGTACTTAGTTCCCACCATCTTATCTCTATCCTCAGATTCTTTACAGACCTTACCAGGAACTATGGCCTCTTCTCTTTGGCCACACCAGGCATTACCAATGACTTTGTGCTCTTCAAGATCAACATGGTCGACCAGATCAAGATGCACGCTCGAGACGGTGGCACAGATTTCCGATCTCTATCTTTTCCTCCCAACTCCTGGCACACCATGTGCTCCACATGGGAATCTGAAAACGGTATCGGCCAGCTGTGGGTGGATGGCCAGCCCACCATCAAGAGATTTATCCACTCGGGGCAGCCCATAAGTGGCGAGCCCATCACCATCCTGGGCCAGGAGCAGGACACTTATGGAGGAGGTTTTGATATCACTCAGTCCTTCGTCGGTATGATCTCTCGACTACACGCATGGGACTACGTCCTCTCGCCCTCTGAGATCCACCGCTATATGAAAAACTCATACTTCACCCCAGGGAATGTGTTCAACTGGAAAGCCCTTGAGTTTAAAATCACTGGCAACATTTTAGTGGATGAAGAGGTCATGTAGATGTATCCAATCAGATGTTATAAAAGATTAGCGGTTCGCACACATTGAGAAAGTAGGGCTCTTAACAGATGGGAAGTTTTCACCTTGTACTACTTGCATGAAATATTCAACAAAAATACCATAGGAATCAAAGTTTTCTGTTATAGGGCTATTTTGaaaagtcaaatttttaaatgaGACAGCTTCTTTGTTcaagaaaaatcaattttgtaatttttgcaAATGAGTGAACagcttcaaaaaatacattattgctACTAGacatttgttgttgtctttttttggggtatttcgaGGTGACTTTTTTGGACTGTTCTTCTGCAATTTTAGGGTGAACTATTTTCTAATGGTATATTTCACTTATTAAGAGGAAGGATTTGGGAATTTTGCATCAACAATTCTTGCAGGTTCTTTGCTTATTTGGCCATCTTACATGAAATTGAGGCAAAACTGTGATTTAAAAACCGGCGTTTAATCCTTTGAATGCATGAAAATGTCACCACCACATAACGGAAACATGGTAGGAGGAACAGGCAGCACATATTGAATGAGAAGGCATTTCAGTGACTTCTATGTACATTATACACATCATTTTTGTACACATACTTTGTAGAAATATAGTCATTGAAGCACATAAGACAACCAGCATTATTGGCTCATGTGAAACAttcatgtagaaaaaaaaaagacaggagaATAACAACCTAGATCTGTTATGGAGAGAATATAGTAATTTGATTTATCACaatcagaaatattaaaaaaatgaagttgtcACAATATCCCTCTTCATAACAGATTAGATAAAGAGTTTGAGAAAAATCCTTCTGGACAGTACAATCACACAACTTCTTTCATTTCAAGCCAagtctttaaataaatatacttcTCTGTATAATGAGGAGTGGCAGATTGTGGTTCATGTTGCATTGACAcctaaaatgtcaaatgtagTGTCACCACAATAAAGCACCAGATTTCACTTGTGCAGCGGTGTCAAAGAGATTGCATTCAGCTATTATTACACAGCACTGCCCGTCAAAATACAACGCACCAAAAAAGTAAACCTAGGAGCTAAATCTAAGCGCTTCTAATCATAATAACATTGCTCtgcaaacttttaaaaaaggacatttatcATTTCAGATTCAACATCACAAATACCTTGACTAGACCAAAGATATTAAAAGACGCATCTACACGCCACCACTAAATTATGTCACAGGAATGTAGTGATGACTAACTCCAGTCGCTAAACTAATTTGGGGTCGGGGGAAAACATTATACATCAGATATAGCTTATCAAACATGGAACtatttagccaaaaaaaaaaaaaaagagcaaaaatccAGTTTCAAAATATATTCTTGAACACAGGTCAAACCGGTGTCATTACCATGTCTGCAAAAGTCAACTCGGGTCTGCTTCATTCCTTTCTTTGGTGCACTGACTGGCTTAGAAAAACACATGTGACATGAATAAAATCTGCTTTTTCTGTCTTTCCATAATCATTCTTTTGTCTCCTGCATTGGCCACGTTGCAACATTACAGTAGCGATGACGTCTTGCTTAAGTCAATTGGTATATAGTAACTGCATGAAAAAATTCTCACTAGGTGTATGCAATGGCGGGGTGGGGAGGGGGATTGTTATCCCCCTATCACATTAACGTACAGCaatgacacaaacacaaaacattaaaagttttcttttgtcctttaaaaaaaaaaaaacctataacaATAAGATTGGTCCAGGAGTGTATTCAAACAGGTTATCATTTCTGAAACCAGCAGAAATGATCAACAACAGAAAACTAAATTTGGTCTGTTGTTGGAGTGTGGATGAAATTAAAGAAATTAATTCTCAACCACAGTGGTGCAGtagcaaattagcatgttaataatcattcattttactttacttttattcatttttatttatgctAAAATTATTGGAGTATGAAAATAGTgaatttcacacaaaaatagcAATGCTTGCTAGTTGCTCAGGTATTTATACCCATGAACGGTGGccttgcattattattattattttgtaatgattaataaaaaaataaaaataaatgtttgatgTAATTTTATCATGTTTGCAGAACAAATGTACACTGAAATGACCACCATGTTGTTTTTGCCTATTTCAGTTAGTGCTTTTCCTTGTCTCTGTAAACAGGTGGATATTGATGAATATGTGGTTTgaaaagttaatatttaaatttaaactcTCTGCTCCAATTGGCTGTAAGTAGGTGGGCGtaaggaaacacaaaaaaatattgcttcttGGCagcattttttggttttaaacaAACTCAATTGCAATAAAATCATACtccaaccagtttttttttgttatcgtATGCATGCATGAAAGAGGGGAAAAATTGGGAATTGGACAAGGTACCCTTTAAGACACCAGCAAGGCATACTGGTATTTTAACAAGATTTGAATTCCCTTAACAAGGccatttttaacatgttttcaCTTTTCACAGTAAGAAAAGCAGATGGTTACTGTTTAAATACATTCCGCATAATTAAATTATCATTTCAGATGACATTAACTGGTGCATCattcaagatatttttttcaggattttttgtGACATGTTCATTTGCTGAATTGCTTTCAAATTCTGAAAAAACTACAGCTCAAATTTTGGCAAACAATGCATGTGGCAAAATATGGCCTCTTGAGAGTTGGAAGTAATGTTACACCTGAACAAGTATTTTTATCTTGTATAAAAGGTAGCTGAACTCCAAAAATCAGCAATGAATTGAAGTACATTGCAATAATGACAGCTCCTGACAATTCATCTTTGAAAACACACGGTAAAGAAGAGTATTAAAGCCACACTGATAATGAAAAGGTTTAGGcaaaagttgtcatttttaagtTGCCATTTCATACCCCATGTGCCATTTTTCCAATGCCAGTAAAATAATTACAGCTGATTACAAGCAAATATGTTCCAAGCACAGAATGGAGTGACAATTTCAAGTTCAAGAAATAAAATTTGACAAGAAAGCAATGATGTaagcaaactttttttcatgCTATCCCCCCAATCTGAAATTTTACAAACTCACATTTCACATTTGTACACTTCTTCCACTATAATACTGATTCCTGTGTTAACTTTGTGAATTATTGCTTACAACAATAGACTTAAAAGTGGTGCAAATAGTTGCCAGGGGAAAAAAGTCAATACTAAAAACACTTTGGAAATTTAGTGGTCACTCACATGAGAATAAATGAAGAAATGAGTTACAAAATGTGAATATTAATTCCCCAATATATATAGATGTGGACATTCTTTGTGTAATGGCATGTGCAAATAGGACCGCAAACCAGGAAGTGAGTCACAGTTAACAAAAACATTGAGGACAAACCCATTATTATGTTTGGTTTTCATTCTTGCATACAAAGAAGTGACTTCAAAGTACATAACCATGAAGGAGGAACGCCTTATTGTTTGCcttattttcatattattacTATTGGTCGATTTAAATTGCTTTGCTGAAATTTTATCGATAATTACGTTCAACATATCCCCTTGTCAAAATtcattgcattcattttggggtagatttattaaaaaaaacacccgcatTAAAGCACAAGTCACAGACTCTGCTAAAAGGGGCGGGGCAATAACCATCTTGGTATGATTGGAATATACATCTTGAGTTTTATAAGATCGACGCCTACATTTGTTACAATTTTCCACTAGAATAGAACTCCATGTTCTACAAAGACGTACAGTCGTGAACAATTAAAAAGATTCAAATATTGCTCGAAAAATGACTAATAAAAAGGCTAGCTGCCGAAATAGCCGCAATTTTAGCTGTGCTTTCAAAAACTCTCATAAAAGTCATAATTTCACAAGTGAAATACATACAGAGTTAGCGTCTTTGCCTCCATACCTCAAGATGAGGATATACTACCATAATTTAGTTTATTCTTAGTCCATTGTTTTTAGTATAAATAGCCCGTAATACATTTTGGACAGTTTAAAGGCTTTTCTTTCCATAAATTTCCAACTACTCTTTCACCGAACAATATGATTTATGATTTTATACAGTAGGTCGTTAGGGAATTGCTGGTATCGGTCTGTGACGTTTTAAGTCCACTTGGAATATttgacattaatttattttatcagTAAGGCAACTGGACTCTTCATGGAAAAGCCAAGAAGTCCAGGTGCCTCAATGAATTAGATAAAAGATAACATACACTATCATTAGGGCATTATAGTTAAAATTCAGTTCTAACTTTGAAACCAATCATGTTATCAGTGTGGCCATAACactttacatacaaaaaaaatacatttgcggACAAAGACACAAATGGAAGATGGATGGTTTTCAGTTAGGTGATAAGGCAAGTTTGCGTTTTGCTTTTAAACGAAGAGGTCAGTCCTGTTTCAAACTGAGGACAGAAATGCACAGAAAAAAGAGGCACATAACCGACAGACAAAACAGCAGCTGGAAAATGGTTGATGCTGTCGGCTTGATCTACTGGCTGCCACTCCGATAAAAACATTTAGCACATACGAGAGAGGAGAGACGTTCAAGCGATGTTCGTCCATGTTAATAAGACACATTCAATGAAGAAGGGGGCATTCAAGCAGCACTACAGGGGCTTTCAGCGCAATCAAGTGGCTGATGGTCTGGGACTGGTTGGAGCAACGCCTCTACTTTAACTTCAAAATGCTCCGTGATTTTAAGACGAGGTGATTGCAGAGTGAGCCGTCAGCAAGAATTGATGCGAGGCCTCTCATTGATCACTACAGAgccttttgaaaagaaaaaaaaaaagaaaaatcccttGCAGTTGTGTCTGCGAGGAGGGTTGGAGGCCATGTGCTGAAAGAGGAAGACGAAAATAAAGGGAGTCGCAACTTTGATCCCACTCAAACTTACTTCAGTGTGCATTTACTCCCATATTTGCCCCCACCCTACTCTACTCTATACTTCAAAAAGTGATTCTTCATCACCATTCCACAACTCATGATCTTCAGATAGGGGAAAAGAAAATTCTAAACCATCAA includes:
- the LOC144199097 gene encoding serum amyloid P-component-like, which gives rise to MEKFLVVMVMLASCHAETQDLSGKVFVFPKETNKDHVKLLTSKTSFNALTVCLRFFTDLTRNYGLFSLATPGITNDFVLFKINMVDQIKMHARDGGTDFRSLSFPPNSWHTMCSTWESENGIGQLWVDGQPTIKRFIHSGQPISGEPITILGQEQDTYGGGFDITQSFVGMISRLHAWDYVLSPSEIHRYMKNSYFTPGNVFNWKALEFKITGNILVDEEVM